The DNA region GTCGAATGATCAAACGGAGAAACAGCCTTTAACCGAGAGAACGCCGGATTGATTCCTTGCCGACTAATTTTGAACGAACAATGTTTATTCATTCTTCATCTTATACATCGTACAACGCAAAAAGCCTGCTCTCTAACCTTAACGGGTTGAGGGACAGGCTTTTTTGCAAATAGTTAATGCTGTATATTATTTCCCGGGAAACGGGAGACCCAGTTCAGCCGGAATTCTAGTAGTTCATCAATGTAAATACATCAATTCCAGGCAATTTCGCACGTCCATTCAAATCAGACAACTCAATCAGGAATGCTGCACCTACAATTTTTCCACCCAATTGTTCAATCAGGTTAATGGAGGTAGCAATGGTTCCGCCTGTTGCCAGCAGATCATCTGCAATCAGAACATTTTGTCCTTTTTCAATCGCATCTGTATGCATAGCAAGCGTATCTTTGCCATATTCAAGATCATAACCGACTTCGATCGTCTCTCCAGGCAATTTTCCGCTTTTGCGGATCGGTGCAAAACCGACACCAAGAGCGTACGCCAGAGGAGCGCCCACAACGAATCCACGTGCTTCAGGTCCGGCAATAACGTCAATTTTGAGATCCGAAACCATTACTTTCAGCTCATTGATCGCCTTGCGGTACATTTCTCCATCCTTCAACAATGTCGTAATGTCTTTGAAGCTGATTCCCGGTTGTGGAAAGTCAGGAATGACACGAATATAATCTTTAAAATCCAAAATAATCTCCTCCTAAAATAAATAGCACAACTTCTATCTAAGATACGCCCTTCATCCGGGATATCATCCATTGAGTCAACTGAGGGGTGGATGCATCCAGCATCACCTGCTCTGTCTCGGCCATACTTTCCAGTGCCTGATAGTGACGCGAAGCAGTTAGATCACGCTTGGGCGGGTTATCCACAAACGCTATCTTCCCATGGTCTCGGGTAATGAACGATAACTCTTCAAAAACATTCAGCATCATGGTAATCATGCGCGGCGAGCAGCCACACTGACGACTGAGCACAGGAGTGATCTCTTGTTCCTCTACGGGCTCAGCTCTCCATTTCGACACCAGCATATAAATACGCTTGAAGAGTTCTCTGGAAGGCATCTGAAGGCGATCTCGATGGTTGCCTGATCCGTGCAGAAGGATGATATTCTCGGCTCCGCTGAATAAGGACAGCATGGCATCAAGTTGTTCCGGGGTTTCCGGCGTATCAAACACAAATAACGTCCGGACCTGTTCCTGTCCATAATGCTGAGCAGCAGCATTACACGGAAACAGCCCGACCTTTCTATCATATACCCAAAGGCACGGTTCATACAATGAATTTCCCTCAGAAACATTCGTTTCTTTCCGAACGATGGCACCAATAGAGCCTGACTTGTATCGTAAATGTACTTCAAGCGAACTCAGGAAATGCTTCATCGCGTTTAGCGGTTCCGTATTGCCTCGCAGATCGAAAACTTGCGCATGAGGGACATGAATGTCCTGAAGCATCAATTGTGGCTTCCTCATGCCATTCCACTCATTAATGGACAATTCACCCATCACATCTATGATCGAGCCTGGTGGTAGAAACTCAGCCAATGCTCCCTTGC from Paenibacillus sp. JNUCC-31 includes:
- a CDS encoding adenine phosphoribosyltransferase, with the translated sequence MDFKDYIRVIPDFPQPGISFKDITTLLKDGEMYRKAINELKVMVSDLKIDVIAGPEARGFVVGAPLAYALGVGFAPIRKSGKLPGETIEVGYDLEYGKDTLAMHTDAIEKGQNVLIADDLLATGGTIATSINLIEQLGGKIVGAAFLIELSDLNGRAKLPGIDVFTLMNY